Sequence from the Mauremys reevesii isolate NIE-2019 linkage group 5, ASM1616193v1, whole genome shotgun sequence genome:
acccgccagcggcttaccctgatgggctgggagccaaagttttccaacccctgaaatatagggtcagttTATGAAAGAGTCAtatagtttttgctatttttacttatccatcctggggaggtcggcttataaacaaacggggtaatgaatgaatatatatggTATTCatttaatgtttaagaaaagttttgtaaatgagttccaatagttcatggattagggacccaatcttacgGGATTCCAGGGGTTTCTGTttagattatttaggttagtcTTTCTATCTCCCCAATGAGACTCAGTGCTCAGACTAGAAGATACCAgcagagatgtttagttttgcagttctcaaactgtggatttgtgtctccagagataacatgcttgttaacagcaaaaatgtttttaaataaatacataaataaataatatatagaggtgagaaatagaCCTCAACCctgttgtccctctgcaaattgtGTACACAGAATCAATCCCTgactctctaaaagtgcaaagtttcaaaaagttcaatgaattagaagattgttgggggcagaatagatctggacaaggagaagaagtctggagataaatgtgagaagggagggacaggcagtagaaacaaaagtgaaactgtttgagcagcatattccagaaatcttgaggtctttctgagtgtagccttcattgatttgaaatctaccataccattctctcactagaagggaaaccctataatggcagcaggccgtaaaacagacccagtttgggaatattttaatgaagttcctctacctgtgaagaatatgtattacgGTTGTAACAACCAACAGGagtgcacttttatgtagaaatccatgattaaatcgagtcttcctgactagtgattaaaatcaaatccaccctggtgcTCCCTGTTCTGAAAGCACCTTGGCAGGCTGCTTGTGTTAACTGTCACCATTTACTCTTGTTCTGAAACAAATTCGTCATGGATGCTAGTTCTGTTAATTTGTGTACTTCCTGTTTCAGGGAGAGTTTTGTTGCGGGAGGTCCAAGCTCTCACTTTCTACAGAGATCAATATACTACTTCTCGGCGGACATCTCCAATTCCCCAGTTACAATGTACTGGAGGCACAGCTGGATGTGCATACGTTCCCATGGTTGTTCAGTGTCATAACAAAGGCTGGGATGGCTTTGACATACAGGTAGCTTCACTTAAAAGTGCATGTAAATGAAATGCTAAATATTAACTAAGAATCTCTTTGCACATACTGAATGAACTGTTCAGCAACCATAAACTGAAAAGAATCACAAGAACATTTCTAAATGATAGTGCAGATTATTCCTTTAAAGACTGTTTAAAAGCATagttttaaagggacattgtctgTTAGTTTACACCCCAAacttaaattttgtttaaaagaatACTATTCAGTCAAATTTGAGCCAAATGTTAGGTTTCTTAAAATACACTTCCTGAAATCAAAGACCAATACAAAAGTCTCCATATTAACCATATCTTTCTTTAGTGTGAAAATAAGATCTAgtctacatgagaaagttgcagcagtttaacttaattatttttaaactggGTTAGTTAAAGCAGTGCAAGACCATACTTGGACACCCTTATTTTGGCTTTGTTGAAACAGATTGCCAATCAATTTATGCTAAAACAGAAACAAGGCATTCTGTAACCAAACACAGAGGTTTGTACCATCTTagctaaactgatttttaaaaccagtttaagtTAAACTGATGCAAATCTTTCAAGCAAAAATGTGgtttaaattttaatattttatccaATTGTCAAAAGTTTAGGTAATAGCAAAATAGATTTCTGAGGAAGAAAAGCTGAAATGGGAGTCTTAGCAATAGAAACACTGAAAGATCTTGGTATTACTTTGTAAATTCAGTCGAATTGTTTCTTCAGGAATTACCTATTTAAATCTTGCTAAAGCTATGTGTGCCCTATGGCTAaagccatttttttttgtttgagatAGGCACATCTTTAGGAGTTGCATTTATGACTTTCTTTACAGAATGGTTTCTTTACATCATTGTTTCTGATCCTGCAATTTAATTTGTGTGGGCAACCCTTCtgtctcactgatgtcaatggcgcTCCACCTGGATACAACAGCCTGTTAACAtggatcagattgcaggattggaACCTTGATTAGTATTTCATTGTAACTACCACACAGCTTTCTTGTGGGGGCTGcttattaaaacattttaaaggcTATTGTTGTTTTTATTACATGATACTCTGCAGTATTCTTTAAAGATGAATGCTTAGAAAAACCTGATATGTGAACTACTGAAACATTGTCTTTTAAAGTTACAATTGCTTTACTTTTTGAATGTTCAGTTTCTCTAAGTTAAAGGTTTGTGAATCTTGATAGCTAACTTTTAAAATACAGATGTTCAGAAGCTTTCTTAATTACTGTTCTTAAATTATGTTATTAATTATTGCTATATTTCACTACATATATAGGAAAGTAAACAAGAGAGCTACTCTCACCTACCAGGAAATGGTTACTACTTTGAATTTTGTTtactaatttcagtgggagtgtaAGGCAGACTTGGACAACTCCTATCGCTTTGGAAGAATCGAAGTGAGCTGTGAAGGCTATGATTATCCAGATGACCCTTACATCTTAAGGGGATCTTGTGGTTTGCAGTATGGGTTAGAGTTAACTGAGGAAGGCCAAAGAAAAGCGAACAACTTTGGTGGAAGCTTTGGCTCCAGCTATTACCAGTCAAGTAAAGTGAATTCTCAGGATTCCTCTAACTCTTTTGCTGGAGTGATTGTCGTAATAGTACTTCTGCTCCTTGCTTATGGATGTTACAAGCTATTCCTCGGTAATCAGCTGCCTCAACAGGATTTCTCTAATGGTGATGGATACTCTGGGACATCTTGGCAGAATACTCAGACACCACCTCCTCCTGGTTTTAAATCCAGCTTCACAGGTGTGGTTCTAAGCTTGTTGTAGTGTTAGAAATAAAAAGCAATGGGATATTGCTCTGGCTGCAGCAAATGTGGACGGGAATAGtttaagaaacaaaacaatgtcttCATGCATTGCTGAGTGTGAATGTCAGTCATGAGTTCATTACTAAAGTTGCAACTAGCTTTTCACTATACTCTTTGGAGGagactttcaaaggcacaaatggccaACTCCTACTGACCCTCAAAGAGAGTTGGATGCCTGGCTGCCCTTTGTCTTTGAAACTCTCCCATTATTTTTGGCAAACTTAACTTTTTTCAAAGCAGTCCTTTTAGCATGAAACTTCATATTTatttggtttgggggggggggggggttggtcgGTCACAACTTGAAAGGAGTCAAACATTTTgagtaaaattatttttatgtGGTAtgccattgtgctgggtgctgtataaACAGAAAAAAGACAGTCCAGTGCTCCAAAGTTTATAAACTTAAATATAAGGAAAGAGAcagcagatggatacagacagatccACAAAGGCGCAAAAGGAAACAGTGAGATAAcgttggtcagcatgataggcagtgatcTCAGCATGATGGCAAAGGGAGTTTGAGGGAGAGTTGAAGGTGGATAAATGCGAGTAGAGAACCTCAGAGAGATACAACACCAGATTACGCAGCAgagacctaaaaaaaaaaaaatacagtagtaTATAGTAtaaaaactactttaaaaaaaaaaaaaaagaattttttttttttagtaaagtttcgatgttcagctgtaaacttttgaaagaacaaccataatgttttgttcagagttacgaacaacctccattcctgaggtgttcatagcTCAGAGGTTGTACTGGAGTTGTGCAGATGTTTACGGGGGGGAGTGCCTCCCAAGTGTGTGGGGCAGCACAGGAGATGAAGGTGGTTGTTTGTTAATGACCCTTGTGAGTTCCTACAGAACAGCAATGGCTATTGGTATCATTATTATGTATTAGTATTGAATCCAAATTTAGCCAAAGTCCCTGTCCTTGCCAGAACCAACAGATTTTAGACATGCTAGGAAATTTTCCGTTTGTAAAGTTTTTCTTTAACTCTTATCTCAAATACCTTATTGAGTTCCCTCAGACTACTATGGCATAAAGTGCATGTGACGTTTCTGGCAGATGGTTTAGATTGGGCGAGTTCAGGGGGAGTTCGGAATGCTGTCTCTGATcacttacttttttattttttatttttagtaattATGAATATTCTTATTATAGTAGTTAGTTTAGAGGTTGTatctatctaaaaaaaaaaactgtgaatGACATTAAAATGACTCCAGGTTGCAATATTTTCTcttaacacttaaaaaaaaatttttctgCTTTCAACTTCTCTGTCTTGAAATCCAGAGATCTGTTAACACATACTTAAGACAGAACTACCAGGAGATAAATGTGGTAGTGTTATTTTAGTCATTAGATTGAGCACATACTACTCAACATACTTATTTACTCAAAATGGTAGCAAATTTGTTGAGTGAGAAGactgggaggcagtgtggtctaatgTATAAGGCACTGAGCgaggttctgttctcagctttgccaatgacttgctgtgtgatcttggatgAGTTGCTTTATCTGTCTTGCCTGTATAAGCTCTTTGgtacagggactgtctcttaatgtgttagaatcatagaatatcagagttggaagggacctcaggagatcatctagcccaaccccctgctcaaagcaggaccatttcccaactaaatcatcccagccaggtctttgtcaagcctgaccttaaaaacctctaaggaaggagattccaccacctccctaggtaacccattccagtgcttcaccaccccctagtgaaaaaagtttttcctaatatccaacctaaacctcccccactgcaacttgagaccattactccttgttctgtcatcttctaccactgagaacagtctagatccatcctctttggaacctcctttcaggtagttgaaagtagctatcaaatcccccttcattcttctcttctgcagactaaacaatcccagttccctcagcctctcctcataagtcatgtggtccagccccctaatcatttttgttgccttccgctggactctttccaatttttccacatccttcttgtagtgtggggcccaaaactggacacagtactccagatgaggcctcaccaatgtcaaatagaggggaatgatcacgtccctcaatctgctggcagtgcccctacttatacagccccaaatgccgttagccttcttggcaacaagagcacactgttgactcatatccagcttctcgtcaactgtaacccctaggtcgttttctgcagaactgcttcctgaCCATttggtctctagtctgtaacagtgaatgggattcttccgtcctaagtgcaggactctgcacttgcccttgttgaacctcatcaggtttcttttggcccaattctctgatttgtctaggtccctctgtatcctatccctaccctccagcgtatctaccactcctcccagtttagtgtcatctgcaaatttactgagggtgcagtccacgccatcctccagataattaataaagatgttgaacaaaaccggcaccaggaccgacccttggggcactccgcctgaaaccggctgccaactagacatggagccattaatcactacctgttgagcccgatgatctagccagctttttatccaccttatagtgcattcatccagcccatacttctttaacttgctggcaagaatactgtgggagaccgtatcaaaagctttgctaaagtcaaggaataacacatccactgcttttccctcatccacagacccaattatctcctcatagaaggcaattaggttagtcaggcatgacttgcctttggtgaatccatgctgactgttcctgatcactttcctctcctctaagtgcttcagaattgattccttgaggacctgctccatgatttttccagggaccaaggtgaggctgactggcctgtagtttctcggatcctcctccttcccttttttaaagatgggcactatattagcctttttccagtcctctgggacctcccccgattgctttgagttttcaaagataatggccaatggctcgaaccacttctttctccacagagggctggtcaccttctccccctactgtgctgcccagtgcagcagtctgggagctgaccttgtttgtgaagacagaggcaaaacaataattgagtacattagctttttccacatcctctgtcactaggttgcctccttcattcagtaaggggcccacactttccttgactttcgtcttgttgctaacatacctgaagaaacccttcttgttactcttaacatctcttgctagctgcaactccaagtgtgatttggccttcctgatttcactcctgcatgcctgagcaatatttttatacgcCTCCCTGTTCTTGTGCAATGTCTAGTAACAAAGACATTGTTGGACGGTGCCACtaagccaggggcaggcaacctatggcacgtgtacCAAAGGCAgtacgcaagctgattttcagtggcactcatactgcgggtcctggccactagtccggggggctctgcattttaatttaattttaaaggaagcttcttaagcatttaaaaaaccttatttactttacatagaacaatagtttagttatatattatagacttacagaaagagaccttctaaaaatgttaacatgtattactggcatgcagaaccttaaattagagtgaataaatgaagacttggcacattacttctgaaaggttgctgaccccatGCACTAaacattactgtaatacaaacagaaggtgccattttatagaataccagggttggaagggacctcaggagtccaaccccctgctcaaagcaggaccactccccagacctattttttccccagatccctaaacggccccctcagggattgaactgataagcctgggtttagcaggccaatgctcaaaccactgagctatctctcccaaAGGAAATGTTAAGGAAAGTCCTGAGGAGACACCATCTGAAGTTGTAGGAGGATATCACAGGGGGAAAGGTCCCTCCACCTGAGGAGGGACTTGAACCcgggaccctcagattaaaagtctgatgctctaccaaggTTCATTTTTTAATGTTGTCACTTTCCAGAGCAGAACCGCTCCCTGAAGCTTTTCAAATGGGGATTGATTCATTGAAGGATTGAAGTCATTTGGAGTCAGTCTCACAGTTCTTCATTGTTAAAATAATTCTTTAATATGACATATTATTGACTCTGAGGATGGTTAACTGCCACTGACTCATATTTGAtaggagtttttttgttttttttccccatttgcaaTTTGAATTAAGGAGCTGGTGGTTTTGGTGGCAGTTCCAGTTCTGAGGCCAATTTAGGACGAGGGTTTTGGACTGGACTCGGAACAGGAGGCCTACTAGGATACTTGGCTGGTAGTCAGAGGTAAGCACTACActcactctctccctccctgttcTCAGTAGTCTCTACCTGGCTATAAAATATTCACATTGCTTCTGGATTTGAGCTTGCAGGATCCTGCATCATCCAAACTGCAAAGTACTGCCACAGTAGCAATTCCCAGATGGAAGCTGCAGCTTCAGCAGATGGGGCATTTTAAAAGGGTTCTCTGAgactggttttgttttggttaaGGCACCTACCGTTGTAGCTTGTTTAAATGAAttgcaaatttaaaaaattatgtaAAAAAGCTGTGTGGAATGTCTGCAGTGACATAGCTAAGAGTATTAAGAATAGAAGTAATTGTTAATTTGATGGGCTGTCGATTAATTAccgttaactcatgcgattaactcaaaaaaattaatcacaggtTTTTTTGCACTAAcgatagaataccaattgaaatttattaaatatttttgatgtttttctacattttcaaatatattgatttaaattacaacacaatacaaagtgtatagtgctcactttatattgattaaatatttgcactataaaaattataaacaaatgaaatagtacttttcaattcacctcacaaGTACTATAATGtgatctctttatcgtgaaagtgcaatttacaaatgtagatttttttgttacataatggcaataaaaaaaaagtaaaattttgagcctacaaatccactcagtcctacttcttgttcagccaatcactcagacaaacaagtttgtttacatttacgtgagataatgctgcctgcttatttacaatgtcacctgaaagtgagaacaggcattcgcatggcacttttgtagccggcattgcaagatatttacatgccagatatgctaaactttcatatgccccttcatgctttggccaccattccggaggacatgcttccataccatgacgctcgtttaaaaaaaaatgtgttaattaaatttgtgtctGAACTCCTTGTGGGGAGAATTGTCTCTCgagctctgttttacccgcattctgccatatattttatgttgTAGCAGTTTTGGATGATAACcaagcacatgtttgttttaagaacactttcacggcagatttgacaaaatgcaaagaagataccaatgtgaattttctaaagatagctacagcacttgacccaaggtttaagaatctgaagtgccttccaaaatcggAGTGGGATAAGgtttagaccagaggttctcaaactgtggtccgcgagctccattcaggtggtccgcagatagttccctctaaggtgcgcaccTGGGCGGCcgcacacgagagaatgaagggccactcacctaattagtggagccgcgcaggtgtggctccactaattaggtgcctggagaagatgcatatgtaaggtgaggtggtggccttcggggaaatagggggtaggtgggagggggaagtggggtgagaagagggggggaatttgggacgtgcagggctgcggccgccagagaaagaggtgactttccccagctccagggctgcggctgctggggagagatccctctccttcccagccctagCTTGGCGGCTGCCGCAGCAgaggagagggcacatccattgcattagaaaggtaagactactgatattaaaatattagtgtgcttttatttgtagaacaaaaaaaactttattaggttttttttatacagtgcttttatccaaagcactttacaatagttagctaatggtacaaacaacatttggaaagctcattaagtggtccaccgagaccaccagcaattttcaagtggtccacacaaaaaaatgtttgagaaccactggtgtagagcatgctttaagaagtcttaaaagagcaatactctgatgcagaaactacagaatcaaccttctgctggtggcatctgactcagatgatgaaaatg
This genomic interval carries:
- the SARAF gene encoding store-operated calcium entry-associated regulatory factor isoform X2, translated to MFWAVTRTQQGCASERRSTITSQSEGAACRRVRSSGSCRRRVAASCSRRMCPVIVMAAGGRVLLVSLLLLLSGPGLARGWDQPGRVLLREVQALTFYRDQYTTSRRTSPIPQLQCTGGTAGCAYVPMVVQCHNKGWDGFDIQWECKADLDNSYRFGRIEVSCEGYDYPDDPYILRGSCGLQYGLELTEEGQRKANNFGGSFGSSYYQSSKVNSQDSSNSFAGVIVVIVLLLLAYGCYKLFLGNQLPQQDFSNGDGYSGTSWQNTQTPPPPGFKSSFTAGGFGGSSSSEANLGRGFWTGLGTGGLLGYLAGSQRSQPHSSYFPNVNPYAGPTTPPPPSRNSSGFTGPHPSGTRTASGFGGTKRR
- the SARAF gene encoding store-operated calcium entry-associated regulatory factor isoform X1, with the protein product MFWAVTRTQQGCASERRSTITSQSEGAACRRVRSSGSCRRRVAASCSRRMCPVIVMAAGGRVLLVSLLLLLSGPGLARGWDQPGRVLLREVQALTFYRDQYTTSRRTSPIPQLQCTGGTAGCAYVPMVVQCHNKGWDGFDIQWECKADLDNSYRFGRIEVSCEGYDYPDDPYILRGSCGLQYGLELTEEGQRKANNFGGSFGSSYYQSSKVNSQDSSNSFAGVIVVIVLLLLAYGCYKLFLGNQLPQQDFSNGDGYSGTSWQNTQTPPPPGFKSSFTGAGGFGGSSSSEANLGRGFWTGLGTGGLLGYLAGSQRSQPHSSYFPNVNPYAGPTTPPPPSRNSSGFTGPHPSGTRTASGFGGTKRR